The Conexivisphaera calida genome includes a region encoding these proteins:
- a CDS encoding metallophosphoesterase family protein yields the protein MRDPVDILETSRGLGAEEFEALLDRAHEFLEGEEASCGHLRRSGGLVRVEGPGQLVVVGDLHGDAETLHAILAESARRALDGGVLLFLGDYIDRGPAQVEVLSTVLTLKLEYPGSVVILRGNHEPPPWLVPEPHDYPEVLAARFGQGGGRLYEKSMALFQRLPHAAVSSNGIFMVHGGPPSEQRRLKDLEHPAKEDLEDMLWSDPTPIPGSAPSPRGAGHLYGPDITRRFLADNGLRIIIRSHEPCNGYRVDHDGAVVTVFSRRGPPYVNDVAGYFRADLSSPPGPPESHVSLIR from the coding sequence ATGAGGGATCCCGTGGATATCCTCGAGACCTCGAGGGGACTGGGGGCCGAGGAATTCGAGGCACTGCTGGACAGGGCCCATGAGTTCCTGGAGGGCGAGGAGGCCTCCTGCGGGCACCTTCGGAGGAGCGGTGGGCTTGTGCGCGTGGAGGGCCCCGGTCAGCTGGTGGTCGTGGGCGACCTGCACGGCGATGCCGAGACCCTCCACGCGATCCTGGCGGAGTCCGCGCGCCGGGCGCTGGATGGCGGCGTCCTCCTGTTCCTGGGGGACTACATCGACAGAGGACCCGCCCAGGTAGAGGTGCTGTCCACGGTGCTCACCCTGAAGCTCGAGTACCCCGGATCCGTGGTCATCCTAAGGGGGAATCATGAGCCCCCTCCATGGCTCGTGCCGGAACCCCATGATTATCCGGAGGTGCTGGCCGCAAGGTTCGGCCAGGGGGGCGGGCGCCTCTACGAGAAGTCCATGGCACTCTTCCAGAGGCTTCCCCATGCGGCGGTGTCCAGCAACGGCATATTCATGGTCCACGGCGGACCTCCATCGGAGCAACGCCGCCTGAAGGACCTCGAGCATCCCGCGAAGGAGGACCTGGAGGACATGCTGTGGAGCGATCCAACGCCTATCCCGGGATCCGCGCCGTCCCCCAGGGGAGCCGGGCACCTGTACGGCCCTGACATCACCAGGAGGTTCCTCGCGGACAACGGCCTCAGGATCATCATTAGGTCGCACGAGCCCTGCAACGGCTACAGGGTGGATCACGATGGCGCCGTCGTGACGGTGTTCAGCCGCAGGGGACCACCGTACGTCAACGACGTCGCTGGATACTTCCGCGCCGACCTCTCGAGTCCTCCGGGTCCCCCCGAATCACATGTGTCCCTCATCCGTTGA
- a CDS encoding helix-turn-helix domain-containing protein gives MSHTVEELRATLAVIYVGGDSSEPEIRAWAEDHGYVVVGTVSSSEDHDPPGRIMELCGWNGARTVLVRDLSTLGSDLQSAHDALRKLYEAGISVVFVDRGLRVDGRTALGKLLMEMLSMATELAASHAQRQQPRRAGRPPRSISESDLMELRGRGMSVRAIAKALDVSKSTVWRKLRELESRKD, from the coding sequence ATGTCCCACACGGTTGAGGAGCTCAGGGCGACGCTCGCCGTCATATACGTGGGAGGCGACAGCTCCGAGCCCGAAATCAGGGCGTGGGCCGAGGATCACGGATATGTGGTCGTGGGGACCGTGAGTTCCTCCGAGGACCACGATCCGCCCGGCCGCATCATGGAGCTCTGCGGCTGGAATGGCGCCAGGACGGTCCTGGTTCGCGACCTCTCGACGCTGGGCTCAGATCTTCAGTCGGCGCACGACGCGCTCAGGAAGCTGTACGAGGCCGGAATATCCGTGGTGTTCGTCGACAGGGGCCTGAGGGTGGACGGGCGCACGGCGCTGGGGAAACTTCTCATGGAGATGCTGTCCATGGCGACGGAGCTCGCGGCATCCCACGCGCAGAGACAGCAGCCGAGGAGGGCCGGCCGTCCGCCCAGGTCCATCTCGGAGTCGGACCTGATGGAGCTGCGCGGCAGGGGAATGAGCGTGAGGGCGATAGCGAAGGCGCTCGACGTGAGCAAGTCCACCGTCTGGCGCAAGCTGAGGGAACTGGAATCCAGAAAAGACTAA
- a CDS encoding DHH family phosphoesterase: MYVVTHTKDLDGIASAAIILRENPGARILLADYDEDYIDSLEAEVKPRPGDVIVIADIGCNRKSIHRWASVLSGWRSAGARVLWLDHHAWDADCLRAVEGAVDELTHDTEGRCAAEVVFGRLGRPNDPLESRLAEMAHDSDFNLRKDPLANMLSRLISYYDYLGGDHGDELKLRLVNSLSLGVLWTIEMDVQLREYDGILRKDYELLLRSRVREVNGYRVVVGLRGAYSGTDASNIVQERIGGDLIFMVSGKGHLSIRSDRDDINTKAIGEAFGGGGHLRHAAGGSIEDVFPSPAEDQLDAIADYIAAKLSGLEFRLSDPASGEEGNV; the protein is encoded by the coding sequence ATGTACGTCGTGACGCACACGAAGGACCTGGACGGCATAGCTTCCGCCGCCATAATACTGAGGGAGAACCCCGGGGCACGGATCCTGCTGGCCGACTACGACGAGGACTACATAGATTCCCTGGAGGCAGAGGTGAAGCCCCGGCCCGGCGACGTGATCGTCATAGCCGACATAGGATGCAACAGGAAGAGCATTCACCGCTGGGCATCCGTCCTGTCGGGCTGGCGCTCGGCGGGCGCGAGGGTGCTCTGGCTCGACCATCACGCGTGGGACGCCGATTGCCTGAGGGCGGTCGAGGGCGCCGTGGACGAACTGACGCACGACACCGAGGGAAGGTGCGCCGCCGAGGTCGTCTTCGGGAGGCTCGGAAGACCGAACGACCCTCTGGAGTCCCGTCTGGCGGAGATGGCGCACGACAGCGACTTCAACCTGAGGAAGGATCCACTGGCCAACATGCTCTCACGCCTGATCTCATATTACGACTACCTGGGAGGGGATCATGGGGATGAGCTGAAGCTGCGCCTGGTGAACTCGCTCTCGCTCGGCGTGCTCTGGACTATAGAGATGGACGTGCAGCTCAGGGAATACGACGGCATATTGCGCAAGGACTACGAGCTCCTCCTGAGGTCCAGGGTCAGGGAGGTCAACGGATATCGCGTGGTCGTGGGGCTCCGCGGCGCCTACAGCGGCACGGATGCCTCCAACATAGTCCAGGAGAGGATCGGCGGCGATCTGATATTCATGGTCTCAGGGAAGGGTCATCTGAGCATACGCAGCGATCGCGACGACATAAACACGAAGGCCATAGGCGAGGCGTTCGGCGGCGGAGGCCACCTGAGGCATGCGGCAGGTGGATCCATAGAGGACGTGTTCCCCAGTCCGGCGGAGGACCAGCTAGACGCGATAGCGGACTACATAGCGGCCAAGTTGTCAGGGCTGGAGTTCCGGCTGTCGGACCCGGCATCCGGGGAAGAGGGAAACGTTTAA
- a CDS encoding arcadin 1 has product MLVRVFRISSFTDPGTETPGKQIELVGVRRRPAGYMGTPQEEAAIFSNLMNQLQSWGLLPPTRDLAMPKIVLYLTEDEYEMLGIRFEVNDVYELEFKDGRISLKKATESSSQ; this is encoded by the coding sequence GTGCTGGTCAGGGTCTTCCGCATATCGAGCTTCACGGATCCCGGGACCGAGACGCCTGGGAAGCAGATAGAGCTGGTGGGCGTGCGCAGGCGTCCCGCTGGCTACATGGGCACTCCACAGGAGGAGGCGGCCATCTTCTCCAACCTGATGAACCAGCTCCAGAGCTGGGGGCTGCTGCCGCCCACGAGGGACCTCGCCATGCCGAAGATAGTGCTCTACCTCACGGAGGACGAGTACGAGATGCTCGGCATACGCTTCGAGGTCAACGACGTGTACGAGCTGGAGTTCAAGGACGGCCGGATATCCCTGAAGAAGGCGACGGAGTCGTCCTCGCAGTGA
- a CDS encoding HAD family hydrolase, whose product MLGDPGNLYREFGTWSGIVIYREDARERLSSADGLIMDCDGTMVDVRRSYLMAAVESARLLAARSGRGLPPASALRSIIPALKESGILNNDWDTAAALYIAWSRHVDGGVPLESAASELASSRDLEELYGLAPTASREFLEGCPGPPPECEISSIFDSLYYGRAAYEEIYGVDPPLPVSRGMLEDESLSAGPVELRVLGVRMRGALGMVTGRPRRAMRGPLVELIGSIIRADHVIITGELGAPKPDPRPLLEAASRLGSSRPIYVGDSAEDVIMAEASRAAGLDTTFVGVYGLSLDAGRSIRWFASRGVPALIPSLGPLHLLLDL is encoded by the coding sequence GTGCTGGGGGATCCGGGAAACCTGTACAGGGAGTTCGGCACTTGGTCCGGCATCGTGATCTATCGTGAGGATGCGCGGGAGCGGCTCTCCTCCGCGGATGGCCTGATCATGGACTGCGACGGGACGATGGTGGACGTCAGGCGCAGCTACTTGATGGCCGCGGTCGAGTCCGCCAGGCTCCTGGCCGCGAGGAGTGGACGCGGGCTGCCTCCCGCGTCCGCGCTGAGGTCCATCATACCTGCGCTGAAGGAATCCGGGATTCTGAACAACGACTGGGACACGGCGGCGGCTCTCTACATAGCGTGGTCCAGACACGTCGACGGGGGCGTTCCGCTCGAGAGCGCGGCGTCGGAGCTCGCTTCCTCGCGTGACCTGGAGGAGCTGTACGGGCTCGCCCCGACCGCCTCCAGGGAATTCCTGGAGGGATGCCCGGGCCCTCCACCCGAGTGCGAAATCTCGTCGATATTCGACTCACTCTACTACGGTCGTGCCGCCTACGAGGAGATATACGGCGTCGACCCTCCGCTGCCCGTGTCACGCGGCATGCTGGAGGACGAGTCGTTGTCGGCAGGCCCAGTCGAGCTCCGCGTCCTGGGCGTGCGCATGCGCGGAGCCCTGGGCATGGTCACGGGGCGTCCCAGGAGGGCCATGCGGGGCCCCCTCGTCGAGCTCATAGGCTCCATCATACGCGCGGATCACGTCATAATCACCGGGGAGCTGGGCGCGCCGAAGCCGGATCCACGTCCCCTCCTGGAGGCCGCCTCCAGGCTGGGCTCCTCCAGGCCGATATACGTGGGGGATTCGGCTGAGGACGTGATCATGGCGGAGGCCTCGAGGGCCGCGGGCCTGGACACGACGTTCGTGGGCGTGTACGGGCTCTCGCTCGACGCCGGCAGGTCGATTAGGTGGTTCGCCTCCCGCGGCGTTCCCGCGCTGATACCATCGCTCGGTCCCCTTCACCTGCTGCTGGACCTCTGA
- a CDS encoding transcription initiation factor IIB has product MVYGPSFVEYEPGSRCPRCGKGTLILDPNTGELTCSDCGFVVRERIEDPGQEWRAFSKEEKEDRSRAGVPLSLAMHDMGLATVIGPRDKDASGKPLEAPVRSMMQRLRTWNSRSQVHEPVDRNLRQAFNELDTLADKLSVSQTIVERAAYVYRKALEKGLVRGRSISGLIAASLYAACRALETPRTLKDIAEVSGLKKKDIARCYRLLVRELDLRMPIADPVKSISRIASKAGLSERVQRRAVELLRRASEIRISAGKDPMGMAAAALYIACVLENENKTQKEIAEAAGVTEVTIRNRYKGLKAALGLDEALAVAEAKRMKAKEEASSS; this is encoded by the coding sequence TTGGTCTATGGGCCAAGTTTCGTGGAGTATGAGCCCGGGTCCAGATGCCCCAGGTGCGGAAAGGGCACTCTGATCCTAGATCCAAATACAGGGGAACTCACCTGCTCCGACTGCGGGTTCGTCGTCAGGGAGAGGATAGAGGATCCCGGACAGGAGTGGCGCGCGTTCAGCAAGGAGGAGAAGGAGGACAGGAGCCGCGCGGGCGTTCCGCTCTCGCTCGCCATGCACGACATGGGGCTCGCCACGGTCATAGGTCCGAGGGACAAGGACGCCAGCGGGAAGCCCCTCGAGGCACCCGTGAGGAGCATGATGCAGAGGCTCAGGACTTGGAACAGCAGGAGCCAGGTCCACGAGCCGGTCGACAGGAACCTCAGGCAGGCGTTCAATGAACTGGACACGCTCGCCGACAAGCTCAGCGTATCCCAGACTATAGTGGAGAGGGCCGCCTACGTGTACAGGAAGGCCCTGGAGAAGGGACTCGTCAGGGGCAGGAGCATAAGCGGCCTGATAGCGGCCTCCCTCTACGCGGCGTGCAGGGCCCTCGAGACGCCCAGGACCCTCAAGGACATAGCTGAGGTCAGCGGCCTGAAGAAGAAGGACATAGCCAGGTGCTACAGGCTCCTGGTCCGCGAGCTGGACCTCAGGATGCCCATAGCTGATCCCGTGAAGTCGATCAGCAGGATAGCCAGCAAGGCCGGTCTCAGCGAGAGGGTCCAGAGGCGCGCAGTGGAGCTCCTCAGGAGGGCATCGGAGATACGGATATCCGCGGGCAAGGACCCGATGGGCATGGCTGCCGCGGCGCTCTACATAGCATGTGTGCTCGAGAACGAGAACAAGACTCAGAAGGAGATAGCTGAGGCAGCCGGCGTGACGGAGGTCACGATAAGGAACCGCTACAAGGGCCTCAAGGCGGCGCTTGGACTAGACGAGGCGCTCGCCGTCGCGGAGGCCAAGAGGATGAAGGCAAAGGAAGAGGCCAGCTCCAGCTGA
- a CDS encoding dCTP deaminase domain-containing protein codes for MLGYDEFTKLNARYRVIHPFNPELMDGDGYVLTVRDDVEIRYLEHRNLVSHEIVFVPPDHVAHLTAKSRFGRLGISFLNAAKVHSGFVGRLALEVVNLNNDRDSVTIRKGEPFMHFELMRREGAPRPYQGRYMFQFMDDAEVEMYLELIGRELGGSMDVDILRELAEGRVRAVEEI; via the coding sequence GTGCTCGGATATGATGAGTTCACGAAGCTGAACGCCCGCTACAGGGTCATACATCCGTTCAACCCTGAACTCATGGACGGCGACGGCTACGTGCTCACGGTCCGCGACGACGTGGAGATAAGGTATCTGGAGCACAGGAACCTGGTGTCGCACGAGATAGTGTTCGTGCCGCCGGACCACGTGGCGCACCTGACGGCCAAGAGCCGCTTCGGGAGGCTGGGAATCTCGTTCCTGAACGCGGCGAAGGTGCACAGTGGATTCGTGGGGAGGCTGGCGCTCGAGGTAGTCAACCTGAACAACGATCGCGACAGCGTGACCATCAGAAAGGGCGAGCCGTTCATGCACTTCGAGCTGATGAGGAGGGAGGGGGCGCCCAGGCCGTACCAGGGAAGGTACATGTTCCAGTTCATGGACGACGCCGAGGTTGAAATGTACCTCGAGTTAATAGGGAGGGAGCTGGGGGGCTCGATGGACGTGGACATTCTAAGGGAGCTGGCCGAGGGAAGGGTGAGGGCGGTGGAGGAGATATAA
- a CDS encoding translation initiation factor codes for MSQDICPVCGLPKDLCVCGELEKEQSKVIVKLETKRYGKPMTVIEGLDGKELDVYDLTKQLKKRLACGGTVKNNAIMLQGDHRDRIRDILVELGFKEDGIEVY; via the coding sequence GTGTCTCAGGATATATGTCCGGTTTGCGGACTTCCAAAGGATCTCTGCGTATGCGGAGAGCTGGAGAAGGAACAGTCCAAGGTCATAGTGAAGCTCGAGACGAAGCGCTACGGTAAACCTATGACGGTGATAGAGGGCCTCGACGGGAAGGAGCTGGACGTCTACGACCTGACCAAGCAGCTGAAGAAGCGGCTTGCGTGCGGTGGAACGGTTAAGAATAACGCGATAATGCTGCAGGGCGATCACAGGGACAGGATAAGGGACATATTGGTGGAGCTGGGTTTCAAGGAAGACGGGATAGAGGTTTACTGA
- a CDS encoding winged helix-turn-helix domain-containing protein — protein sequence MSVYRNRVRLYADILRAVRDGCGEEGFARVSFIMRRSNTSYGKLSEMLDELARSSMLEVVESDDGKGYRLTDVGMKFLEEYERLERFAKAYGLRL from the coding sequence ATGAGCGTATACCGGAACCGCGTCCGCCTCTACGCTGACATCCTGAGGGCCGTGAGGGACGGGTGCGGCGAGGAGGGATTCGCCAGGGTGTCCTTCATCATGAGGAGGTCCAACACCTCATACGGCAAGCTGTCCGAGATGCTGGACGAGCTGGCCAGGAGCAGCATGCTCGAGGTGGTGGAGTCCGATGACGGCAAGGGCTACAGGCTGACCGACGTCGGGATGAAGTTCCTGGAGGAGTACGAGAGGCTCGAGCGCTTCGCGAAGGCCTACGGACTGAGGCTCTGA
- a CDS encoding YkgJ family cysteine cluster protein → MAAGAVRANPCLVHGCHSCCVGNEMPLRDSDIARLESLGYRREDFVRVVDGVRVLATREDGSCFFLGDDGLCSVYESRPEGCRLYPLVWYVDGGRAVLDADCPYRHEFSFGPDVVARLMDLVREIYGEEALKGRAAHKRRRCRASGR, encoded by the coding sequence TTGGCTGCGGGCGCGGTCCGCGCGAACCCCTGCCTGGTCCATGGGTGTCACTCCTGCTGCGTCGGCAACGAGATGCCGCTGCGCGACAGCGATATAGCCAGATTGGAGTCACTGGGCTACAGGCGTGAGGACTTCGTGAGGGTCGTCGACGGCGTGCGCGTGCTCGCCACGAGGGAGGACGGCAGCTGCTTCTTCCTGGGCGACGACGGGCTATGCAGCGTCTACGAGTCGAGGCCCGAGGGCTGTCGCCTCTATCCGCTCGTCTGGTACGTCGACGGCGGTAGGGCGGTGCTCGACGCGGATTGTCCCTACAGGCACGAGTTCAGCTTCGGCCCCGACGTGGTGGCCAGGCTCATGGACCTCGTGCGCGAGATATACGGCGAGGAAGCGCTTAAGGGCAGGGCCGCTCACAAACGGCGCCGATGTCGGGCCTCAGGAAGGTAG
- a CDS encoding cysteine hydrolase family protein, with product MSGLRKVVVPEREVYEEVRLDPVTSALLVVDMQNDFVDPRGRLFVPSAPDTVPRVKLLIERARSSKVPVLYTQDWHLPDDPEFKIWGEHAVAETWGSGIIADLAPGPRDLVVRKQTIDPFYGTPLDHYLRLLKVDTVVVAGTVANICVLQAVSGASVRGYNVVYPMDAVSALNEFDSELAVRQAHFVHRALITRAEGVIFSQ from the coding sequence ATGTCGGGCCTCAGGAAGGTAGTAGTCCCGGAGCGCGAGGTGTACGAGGAGGTGCGCCTGGATCCCGTGACCTCCGCGCTCCTCGTGGTCGACATGCAGAACGACTTCGTGGATCCCAGGGGGAGGCTCTTCGTCCCCTCCGCCCCCGACACGGTCCCGAGGGTGAAGCTCCTGATCGAGCGCGCCAGGTCGTCCAAGGTCCCGGTGCTGTACACGCAGGACTGGCACCTGCCAGACGACCCGGAGTTCAAGATATGGGGGGAGCACGCGGTCGCCGAGACGTGGGGATCCGGGATCATCGCGGATCTGGCGCCGGGTCCGCGGGACCTCGTCGTGAGGAAGCAGACGATCGATCCATTCTACGGCACCCCGCTCGATCACTACCTCAGGCTCCTGAAGGTCGACACCGTCGTCGTGGCGGGGACGGTCGCGAACATATGCGTGCTCCAGGCGGTCTCCGGCGCGTCCGTCAGGGGGTACAACGTAGTGTATCCCATGGATGCCGTGTCGGCGCTGAACGAGTTCGATTCAGAGCTCGCGGTGCGCCAGGCGCACTTCGTCCATCGTGCGCTGATAACCCGCGCAGAGGGCGTGATCTTCAGCCAGTAG
- a CDS encoding metallophosphoesterase, which translates to MDVEAIELRKSLAILSPYPAAVLDDALLVADLHLGMEEDLELQGIHVPYNVSADVRGLVLEALARSNARRLIILGDLKHELGSGLRVEYEEVEGLLRGARELGAEVALVRGNHDNFIAPVVNRLGGRVFQDFARVGDCCLIHGHTDFRQDENGCPCLVMGHEHPTVTLRDDMGIKHRFKAFLWGALGDSSVLVLPSPNPLAQGMPVNEVEPGDLLSPVLRRADIDSFEVYALEPREAVMHLATVAVLRALLAA; encoded by the coding sequence GTGGACGTGGAGGCCATCGAGCTGCGGAAATCACTTGCAATACTTTCGCCTTATCCAGCGGCCGTGCTCGATGACGCGCTGCTCGTGGCTGACCTCCACCTGGGGATGGAGGAGGACCTGGAGCTGCAGGGGATTCACGTGCCCTACAACGTGTCGGCCGACGTCAGGGGCTTGGTGCTGGAGGCGCTGGCGAGGAGCAACGCGAGGAGGCTGATAATATTGGGCGACCTGAAACACGAGCTCGGATCCGGCCTGCGCGTGGAGTACGAGGAGGTGGAGGGCCTGCTGCGCGGCGCGCGGGAGCTCGGCGCAGAGGTCGCGCTGGTCCGCGGCAATCACGACAACTTCATCGCGCCAGTAGTCAACAGGCTCGGGGGAAGGGTATTCCAGGACTTCGCGCGCGTGGGGGACTGCTGCCTGATACACGGGCACACGGACTTCCGCCAGGACGAGAACGGATGTCCATGTCTGGTCATGGGGCACGAGCATCCGACGGTGACCCTCAGGGATGACATGGGGATCAAACACAGGTTCAAGGCGTTTCTCTGGGGTGCACTGGGCGACTCGAGCGTCCTGGTGCTCCCCAGCCCGAACCCGCTCGCACAGGGAATGCCGGTGAACGAGGTGGAGCCGGGGGATCTGCTCTCGCCCGTGCTCAGGAGGGCCGACATTGATTCCTTCGAGGTGTACGCTCTCGAGCCGCGCGAGGCAGTTATGCACTTGGCGACAGTTGCCGTGCTGAGGGCTCTCCTGGCGGCCTGA
- a CDS encoding MFS transporter, translating to MEMSGSGKYDESAVREIIARVNRIPVWPLSGLALAVIGMGYFFTFYDITDIGFAMPAIDAQFHLGSSLSLFIALSVGLIGYGIGSYLIGTLADMYGRFRAMILTMALTAIGSFGDALSINVPMLAAFRFITGLGLGADLNLVSSYLAEFAPPSQRGRLSVLTFLVGILGQAITPFVALYLVPTFYDGWRYLFVIGGIIAVIALALRFELPESPRWLAARAHRIEEAKRILERLEANAMRKVGKLPEPRPDLVIIEEPKFPTLYLFRKPYVYRLLLLIVMWFLWYIGNYGFLGDSATLLTIAGFTISSSILYLAIGAVGYPVGAVVMLLTVDKVERKLLVFIDTVVWFIGLTLFALKLTPTIIAGSFLASMALGMYLQVAYTYTAENFPTRARSSGFALTDGIGHVGGAFGALFLPVLVLSHSFFVGFEFIAITGLLAGILALLGPRSTGRTLESVSA from the coding sequence ATGGAAATGTCAGGATCAGGAAAGTACGACGAATCAGCAGTAAGGGAGATAATAGCGCGCGTGAACCGCATCCCGGTCTGGCCCCTCTCCGGTCTGGCGCTCGCCGTGATAGGAATGGGTTACTTCTTCACCTTCTACGATATAACTGACATCGGATTCGCGATGCCGGCCATAGACGCCCAGTTCCACCTGGGCTCTTCGCTGAGCCTGTTCATAGCCCTGTCCGTTGGGCTGATAGGGTACGGAATAGGGTCCTATTTGATAGGCACCCTCGCGGACATGTATGGCCGTTTCAGGGCCATGATATTGACGATGGCCCTGACAGCCATAGGATCGTTCGGCGACGCGCTGTCGATCAACGTGCCAATGCTGGCGGCGTTCCGCTTCATAACGGGGCTTGGCCTCGGCGCCGACCTCAACCTCGTGAGCAGCTACCTGGCAGAGTTCGCGCCCCCGTCGCAGAGGGGAAGGCTCTCAGTGCTCACGTTCCTGGTCGGCATACTGGGGCAGGCAATAACGCCGTTCGTGGCGCTCTACCTGGTGCCCACGTTCTACGACGGCTGGCGCTATCTTTTCGTGATCGGGGGAATAATAGCCGTCATCGCGCTGGCGCTGAGGTTCGAGCTGCCGGAGTCTCCAAGGTGGTTGGCCGCGAGGGCGCACAGGATAGAGGAGGCGAAGCGCATCCTAGAGAGGCTGGAGGCCAACGCCATGAGGAAGGTGGGCAAGCTGCCGGAGCCCAGGCCCGACCTCGTAATAATAGAGGAGCCCAAGTTCCCAACCCTCTACCTGTTCAGGAAGCCCTACGTCTACAGGCTTTTGCTGCTGATAGTCATGTGGTTCCTGTGGTACATCGGCAACTACGGTTTCCTGGGCGACTCCGCGACCCTGCTTACGATCGCCGGTTTCACGATATCGTCGTCGATACTTTACCTCGCGATCGGCGCGGTCGGCTACCCCGTAGGCGCGGTCGTAATGCTGTTGACAGTCGACAAGGTGGAGAGGAAGTTGCTGGTGTTCATCGATACCGTCGTCTGGTTCATCGGGCTCACATTATTCGCCCTGAAGTTGACGCCGACGATAATAGCCGGATCATTCCTCGCGTCCATGGCACTCGGCATGTACCTGCAGGTCGCCTACACCTACACCGCGGAGAACTTCCCGACGAGGGCTAGGAGCTCCGGATTCGCGCTCACCGACGGCATAGGCCACGTGGGCGGCGCGTTCGGTGCACTTTTCCTGCCGGTGCTGGTGCTGTCGCACTCGTTCTTCGTGGGATTCGAGTTCATAGCCATCACAGGGCTGCTGGCCGGGATACTGGCTCTGCTGGGACCGAGATCCACCGGGAGGACGCTGGAGTCTGTGTCAGCCTAG
- a CDS encoding NifB/NifX family molybdenum-iron cluster-binding protein, giving the protein MELYDTHKFPATMRATMIVAVPVEEDRGPDSEVAQHFGRARYFAFVDVDGGSVRGITVKENPHQEHGPGDLPKFVSEHGARVVIAYGMGPRAVEFFNSYGIEVVTGASGRVVDVVKAYVDGSLSTDSSWRSREDFEHEHGHGHHGH; this is encoded by the coding sequence ATGGAACTGTACGATACCCATAAATTCCCGGCCACGATGCGCGCCACAATGATAGTGGCAGTTCCGGTGGAGGAGGACCGCGGTCCCGATTCCGAGGTTGCCCAGCACTTTGGCAGGGCTCGCTACTTCGCGTTCGTCGACGTGGATGGCGGATCCGTGAGGGGGATAACCGTGAAGGAGAACCCTCATCAGGAACACGGTCCCGGCGACCTACCGAAGTTCGTCAGCGAGCACGGCGCCCGCGTCGTCATAGCGTACGGCATGGGCCCCCGTGCCGTGGAATTCTTCAACTCCTACGGGATCGAGGTGGTCACGGGCGCCTCAGGGAGGGTCGTGGACGTCGTCAAGGCGTACGTCGACGGGTCGCTCTCCACCGATTCCTCATGGAGATCCCGTGAGGACTTCGAGCACGAGCACGGGCATGGGCATCACGGACATTAA
- a CDS encoding helix-turn-helix transcriptional regulator, which produces MSQLLAVALLFMLVAQSPLAAVSLYPSGYAHVVISEQVVAFHPVNISLIGQPEALTVSYSNGSPVPFALSSGSVQLIPSANGTVYVDYYTFSIVEKNPVAWFANFTTPYPTEISLPYNASLVYINSPPAGASVVNDTLVLDLTPGSWEISYTLPVPSAPSVAPSPSVPSTPTLSPWLTYALAAVAAAVIVVAYVTFTRARRRPATVALRDPDDRIVDFLRRSGGSATEAEIRRALVIPKTTCWRAIKRLEREGLVRVERRDKENVVHLVE; this is translated from the coding sequence TTGAGTCAGCTGCTGGCGGTGGCGCTCCTGTTCATGCTCGTGGCGCAGTCACCCCTGGCAGCCGTGTCACTTTATCCAAGCGGTTACGCGCACGTCGTCATATCAGAGCAGGTCGTCGCATTCCATCCCGTCAACATATCGCTCATCGGTCAGCCGGAGGCGCTCACGGTGTCCTATTCAAACGGATCACCCGTGCCATTCGCGCTGTCCAGCGGCTCCGTGCAGCTGATCCCAAGCGCCAACGGCACCGTGTACGTGGATTACTATACATTCAGCATCGTGGAGAAGAACCCCGTGGCATGGTTCGCCAACTTCACGACCCCGTATCCAACCGAGATATCCCTGCCCTACAACGCATCGCTTGTATACATAAACTCGCCGCCGGCCGGAGCCTCGGTCGTAAACGATACACTAGTCCTGGACCTGACGCCGGGATCTTGGGAGATCTCATACACACTGCCAGTCCCATCCGCGCCCAGCGTAGCGCCCTCGCCGAGTGTCCCGTCCACTCCCACCCTATCTCCATGGCTCACGTACGCGCTGGCGGCGGTCGCCGCTGCTGTCATAGTGGTCGCATATGTCACGTTCACGAGGGCCAGACGCCGTCCAGCTACAGTCGCGCTCAGGGATCCGGACGACCGCATAGTGGATTTCCTCAGGAGGAGCGGCGGCTCGGCCACGGAGGCTGAGATAAGGCGGGCGCTGGTCATACCCAAGACCACCTGCTGGAGGGCCATAAAGCGCCTGGAGAGGGAGGGCCTCGTCCGGGTGGAGCGGCGCGATAAAGAGAACGTCGTGCACCTCGTCGAGTGA